The DNA segment CCTGCCGGTGTCACCGAAGGTCCCCGACCCCTCCGAGTACGCGGAGGGGAACTCCACCGTGCAGGTGACCTGCGGCTCGGTCCTGGATCCGGCGGGCGACGACGCGCTGGCGGACAACCGCGACACCTCACCGGCCTGCGGCTCCGCCCGGATCCAGCGCATGGGATGGTCGGGCGTAGGACTCGGCGCCGCCTTCGTCGTCCTGGTGCTGTCACTGCTCATGGGAGACGGAATGTCCGAGGACCCGGCGACGGCCCGGGAGCGGCCCGAAGGCACACCGGGGCAGGACACCGGGGTCTAGTGCCGCGCCCGGCTCACGACGCCGGGCCCGGCCACCACACACGGAAGGAAAGACGTTGAAAAGCGCGACAGCGACCGCGGTGCCGGACCGTGCGGCCGTCCACACCGGGAGGCGCGCATGACCTCTCGGGCCTACCTTTCCGAACTGTTCTCCCTGGACGGCCTGGTCGCCGTCGTGACCGGTGGGAGTTCCGGCATCGGCCGCGGCATCGCCGGGGCGCTGGCCCGGGCCGGTGCGAGCGTGGTCGTCGTGGCGCGCAGGGAGGCGGAGCTGGCCGCCACCGTCGGCGAACTCACGGCGGACGGCTGCCGGGCGGCGTGGGTGAGCGCCGACCTGGGCACCCGTGAGGGCGTCCGCGCGGCGGCCGAGAAGGCAGTGGAAACCTTCGGCGAGCCCGACATCCTCGTCAACTCCGCCGGGATCAACCTGCGGCCGCCGATGGGCGAGTTGAGCGACGAGGTGTGGGACACCACGATGGCCGTGAATCTGGAAGCGCCCCACCTGCTGGGGCAGCGGTTCGGCCCCGGCATGGCCGGGCGCGGCTTCGGCCGGATCATCCACGTCACCTCGCAGCAAGCGCACCGGGCCTTCGTCCAGAGCGGTGCTTACGGGGTATCCAAGGGTGCGTTGGAGTCCCTGGCCCGTTCACAGGCCGAGGCCTGGTCGCCGCACGGTGTCACCTGCAACACGCTGGTGCCCGGTTTCGTGATGACACCGCTCAACGCGCGACTGTCGTCCGACCCCGAGAAGACCGCCGCGCTGGCCGCGCGCACGATGATCGGACGCAATGGCCTGGCCGAGGATTTCGAGGGCGCGGCGGTGTTCCTGGCCGGCCGCGCCTCCGCGTACGTCACGGGTCAGTCGGTCTTCGTGGACGGCGGGTTCTCCGTGCACTGATCAGCATGCGGCCACTGAGCGCGTGAGGGCTGCCTCCGGGACGGCCCGGAGGCAGCCCTCACACGGCGCAGAACTCGTTGCCTTCCGGGTCCCGCATGACCCACCAGTGTCCGGCAGGCCCCCGGTCCTCCTCGCGGACGCGGGTCGCCCCCAGGTCCACCAGGCGTGCCACCAGCTGTCCGAGACCACCGGGCTCACCATGGATGTCGATGTGGAGGCGGTTCTTGCCCGCCTTGACCTCGGGTACGTCCTGGAAGAGCAGCCGCCGCCCGCGCCCGATCCCGCCGGCCTCGTCGAACGGGTCATCGGGATGGCGTACCGCGGCATAGCCACGGAAGGTCTTCCGTCCCTGGTGCTCGGCGATCGCTTCCTCCCCGATGCGACCGGCGGCCAGCAGCTGCCCGATGAGCTCGCTGGGGTCCTCCACTTCGTAGCCCAGGGCCGCGGCCCAGAAGTCCTCGAGCACGGGCGCGTTCATGCTGTCGATGACGAGTTTCCAACTCAGTGTCATGTGACCGGTTGTAAGCGGTGCCCGCACCCCGCGGCAACTCGGGAGGTGGGCCCCGGCGCACCCCCGGCACCCCGGGACGAGGCCGGACACCGCTCAGGGAACGGGCATCAGTTCAGGAGCATCTGATCGTCCAGCGCCGCAACCCAGTCGTACCACTGGTCCATCCCCTCGCCCGTCGTCGCGGACACCGCCAGCACCTGTACGTCCGGGCTGACCGAGCGCGCGTACGCCTCGCACCGGGCCACGTCGAAGTCGACGTAGGGCAGCAGGTCGATCTTGTTGATGAGGACCAGGTCGGCGGCGCCGAACATATAGGGGTACTTGAGCGGCTTGTCCGTGCCCTCGGTCACCGAGATGATCACGATCCTGCTGCGCTCCCCCAGGTCGAAGAGGGCCGGGCACACCAGGTTCCCCACGTTCTCGACCAGGACCAGTGCTCCGCGCTCCGGTGCGAGGGCCGTGAGTGCCCCCTGCATCATGTCGGCGTCGAGGTGGCAGCCGGCGCCGGTGTTGACCTGCACCACCGCGCATCCGGCGCGCTTGATGCGGTCGGCGTCGAGCATGGTCTCCTGGTCGCCCTCGACCACGGCCACCGGACGCCGTCCGGAGAAGTCCCTGATGGTGCGCTCCAGCAGGGTGGTCTTGCCCGCGCCGGGTGAGCTCATC comes from the Streptomyces sp. NBC_01471 genome and includes:
- the hypB gene encoding hydrogenase nickel incorporation protein HypB translates to MCGTCGCGDEGGGTRIALPQEEHARATGRPHHGHGHGQDHGHDHSHDRDHGPHGHEAAHDTGETVTLEQRVLAKNELQAERNRGWLAERHIVAVNLMSSPGAGKTTLLERTIRDFSGRRPVAVVEGDQETMLDADRIKRAGCAVVQVNTGAGCHLDADMMQGALTALAPERGALVLVENVGNLVCPALFDLGERSRIVIISVTEGTDKPLKYPYMFGAADLVLINKIDLLPYVDFDVARCEAYARSVSPDVQVLAVSATTGEGMDQWYDWVAALDDQMLLN
- a CDS encoding SDR family NAD(P)-dependent oxidoreductase encodes the protein MTSRAYLSELFSLDGLVAVVTGGSSGIGRGIAGALARAGASVVVVARREAELAATVGELTADGCRAAWVSADLGTREGVRAAAEKAVETFGEPDILVNSAGINLRPPMGELSDEVWDTTMAVNLEAPHLLGQRFGPGMAGRGFGRIIHVTSQQAHRAFVQSGAYGVSKGALESLARSQAEAWSPHGVTCNTLVPGFVMTPLNARLSSDPEKTAALAARTMIGRNGLAEDFEGAAVFLAGRASAYVTGQSVFVDGGFSVH
- a CDS encoding VOC family protein, translated to MTLSWKLVIDSMNAPVLEDFWAAALGYEVEDPSELIGQLLAAGRIGEEAIAEHQGRKTFRGYAAVRHPDDPFDEAGGIGRGRRLLFQDVPEVKAGKNRLHIDIHGEPGGLGQLVARLVDLGATRVREEDRGPAGHWWVMRDPEGNEFCAV